A region of Moorena producens PAL-8-15-08-1 DNA encodes the following proteins:
- a CDS encoding isoprenyl transferase, which translates to MQTILNKLPSDLSPDRLPRHVAVIMDGNGRWAKRRGLPRVIGHRQGVEALKKLLRCCDDWGIKALTAYAFSTENWGRPLEEVEFLMTLFERVLARELEEMMEENVRIQFVGNLTALPSSLQAQIEHSMNETLNNTGIQFTVATNYGARQEIIQACRAIATQVQLGHIQPDDIDEALFSRHLYTANICDPDLLIRTSGEMRLSNFLLWQMAYGELYITDTLWPDFDRGEFHRALSTYQQRERRFGKV; encoded by the coding sequence ATGCAAACTATCCTAAACAAATTACCAAGCGACCTTTCACCAGACCGTTTGCCTAGACATGTGGCAGTGATTATGGATGGTAATGGTCGTTGGGCAAAACGCCGGGGACTACCTCGAGTTATAGGACATCGGCAAGGGGTGGAGGCTCTGAAAAAACTACTGCGTTGTTGTGATGATTGGGGAATCAAAGCCCTTACCGCCTATGCATTTTCTACAGAAAACTGGGGACGTCCCTTAGAAGAGGTGGAGTTTCTGATGACCTTGTTCGAGCGGGTGTTGGCTAGAGAACTTGAAGAAATGATGGAGGAGAATGTTCGGATTCAGTTTGTGGGAAATTTGACCGCCTTACCATCATCCTTGCAAGCACAAATTGAGCATTCTATGAATGAAACTCTCAATAATACTGGCATTCAGTTTACTGTGGCTACTAACTACGGAGCACGCCAGGAAATTATACAAGCCTGTCGAGCCATTGCTACTCAGGTACAGCTTGGTCACATCCAACCAGATGACATTGACGAAGCCCTATTTTCACGCCATCTCTACACTGCCAATATCTGTGACCCAGACTTGCTAATTCGCACTAGTGGGGAAATGCGCTTGAGCAATTTCCTACTTTGGCAAATGGCTTATGGGGAACTTTACATCACAGATACCCTATGGCCAGATTTTGACCGTGGAGAGTTTCACCGTGCTTTGTCTACTTATCAGCAGCGTGAACGTCGGTTTGGCAAAGTCTAA
- a CDS encoding RNA-guided endonuclease InsQ/TnpB family protein, which produces MALIMNYTYRIYPDTAQQELMLSWLETCRRLYNRCLGDLKDWMNSRKCAVDRCSLNREYIMSPDIPFPGYRSQKRQLTQWKKTESDLKEVHSQVTQDVIKRLHTSWESFRQRGKGFPRFKKYGRYQSFLFPQFATNPIKGDQIKLPKIGLVDLRLHREIPEGFQIKTVRVVSRCRGTKWFVVITILADVCVPENQAFGRAIGVDVGLIDFLATSDNLTIPRPRFFIDLQRELKLLQRRASRKKKRSKNYEKAQIKVARLHHQIGNTRKDFHLKVAHQLCDQADSIFVEDIDYRVMAKGFLGKHSLDAGFGQFRELLKWVCWKRGKFFAEVDHKGTSKQCPECGTEWDNNLSIRWHTCDECGYSNHRDVASAEVMRNRGINKYPRTIGERKLSADSVLSGVLYLDKCYAETLNREVKKPAP; this is translated from the coding sequence ATGGCACTAATCATGAACTACACTTATCGAATTTATCCAGATACAGCTCAACAGGAATTAATGTTGAGTTGGCTAGAAACTTGCCGACGACTTTATAACCGTTGCCTGGGAGACTTAAAGGACTGGATGAATAGTCGGAAGTGTGCAGTTGATCGGTGCTCGCTTAATAGGGAATATATCATGTCGCCTGACATTCCATTCCCCGGATACAGGTCACAGAAGCGACAGTTAACGCAATGGAAAAAGACTGAATCTGACTTGAAAGAAGTTCACTCTCAAGTCACTCAAGATGTCATTAAGCGATTACATACTTCTTGGGAGTCGTTCAGACAAAGAGGAAAAGGTTTTCCACGATTTAAAAAGTACGGTCGCTATCAATCGTTTTTGTTTCCTCAGTTTGCGACTAATCCAATTAAGGGGGATCAAATCAAACTACCCAAGATTGGGCTTGTAGATCTGAGATTACATCGAGAAATCCCTGAAGGATTTCAAATCAAGACTGTACGAGTTGTATCAAGATGTCGAGGAACAAAATGGTTTGTTGTTATCACAATTCTTGCTGATGTTTGTGTTCCGGAAAACCAGGCTTTTGGACGAGCAATCGGAGTAGATGTCGGGTTGATTGATTTCCTAGCTACATCAGATAATTTAACGATTCCTAGACCGAGGTTTTTCATAGACCTACAACGCGAGCTGAAATTGCTGCAACGTAGAGCATCTCGAAAAAAGAAACGGTCTAAGAATTACGAAAAAGCACAAATCAAGGTAGCACGGTTACATCACCAAATTGGTAATACCCGTAAAGATTTTCACCTTAAAGTTGCACATCAACTCTGTGACCAGGCTGATTCAATTTTTGTAGAAGACATTGATTACAGAGTAATGGCAAAGGGCTTTCTGGGTAAGCATTCTCTTGATGCTGGCTTTGGTCAGTTCAGAGAATTATTGAAATGGGTATGTTGGAAACGAGGAAAGTTTTTCGCAGAAGTTGACCATAAAGGGACATCAAAGCAATGTCCTGAATGTGGAACCGAGTGGGATAATAACCTCTCAATCCGTTGGCATACCTGTGATGAATGCGGGTATTCCAACCATAGAGATGTCGCTTCAGCCGAAGTAATGCGTAATCGTGGAATCAATAAGTACCCAAGGACAATTGGGGAAAGGAAACTGTCTGCTGATAGCGTACTGTCGGGGGTTTTGTACCTAGATAAGTGCTACGCAGAAACTCTTAATCGTGAGGTTAAGAAGCCCGCGCCGTAA
- a CDS encoding DUF3143 domain-containing protein, protein MTLPPGDTPLYNHPLPEIERWLKILGCEQDSNDLHCWRVDRPTWKAELCLEVEELIVRYVKSGEDGQDIQRSFKYSLSRKDIEDAVFCGP, encoded by the coding sequence ATGACACTTCCGCCAGGTGATACCCCCTTGTATAACCACCCTCTACCTGAAATAGAGAGGTGGCTGAAAATACTAGGATGTGAACAAGACAGTAATGATCTACATTGCTGGCGTGTTGATCGACCTACCTGGAAAGCAGAACTTTGCCTTGAGGTAGAGGAGTTAATCGTGCGCTACGTCAAGTCTGGGGAAGATGGACAAGATATTCAACGATCTTTCAAGTATTCCCTCAGCCGCAAAGATATAGAAGATGCAGTTTTCTGTGGTCCTTAG
- a CDS encoding J domain-containing protein yields the protein MAQDRVRQNIRNRESPNSTSYYEILGLHPSASPIAIRRAYRQLSKRYHPDTTDLPTETATIKFQKLKEAYATLSNPERRAMYDQKIGYSRLNVIEPPPSLNNPVNQKPPSSSSSAYLDPTDRPLSAGEIFVLFILGLTFLGCLLLAIAIGLTQGEAALLISKPSGHDLLTLPEINFIQQAKPDNLDSQIPVNNQSAQNPQITHISE from the coding sequence GTGGCACAAGATCGGGTCAGACAAAACATTAGGAATCGCGAAAGCCCAAACTCCACGAGTTATTACGAAATACTGGGATTGCACCCTAGTGCATCACCCATAGCCATCCGGCGTGCCTATCGGCAACTCAGTAAGCGCTATCATCCTGATACAACCGACTTACCCACTGAAACGGCCACGATTAAATTCCAAAAGCTGAAGGAAGCCTATGCTACCCTAAGTAATCCAGAGCGACGAGCAATGTATGACCAAAAAATTGGTTATTCCCGCCTCAATGTTATTGAGCCACCCCCTAGTCTAAACAATCCGGTTAATCAAAAGCCACCAAGCTCCTCGTCCTCAGCTTACCTTGATCCCACTGACCGCCCCCTTTCAGCTGGGGAGATTTTTGTCCTATTCATTTTAGGACTAACCTTTTTAGGCTGCTTACTACTAGCCATAGCTATTGGATTAACCCAAGGTGAAGCTGCTCTGCTAATTTCTAAACCCAGTGGTCATGATTTGCTTACCTTACCCGAGATTAATTTTATTCAACAGGCGAAACCTGATAATTTGGATAGTCAAATACCGGTTAATAACCAATCAGCCCAAAATCCCCAGATAACCCATATATCAGAATAA
- a CDS encoding O-antigen ligase family protein has product MVNWFLGKNRHQDNHLEIAWNCAKLGTLIFPLFPALGAVGLVLAVGDTWRQKYASMISKPLNWGLAILSIWLLITASLAFNPTEAFLGLGNFIPFFAVFAAFSSLIQTPAQLRQLAWILVIPSLAVTILGFAQMVLGWTSPKVLSLVFGSTLVANGNPPGRMDSVFLYANILAAYLQIPLILGIGLWIERFQGRRWISHRFDYPLLFLSVVVIGDAIALVLTNSRNAWIIAVLACLAFALYLGWYWVVTAVTAAVGSILWASFGPMLGRQWLRSIVPAYFWMRLSDQLYPDRPIATLRTTQWKFTWSMIQERPWFGWGLRNFTPLYQSQMEVWLGHPHNLPLMLTAETGIPGTLMLSGLVGWIMVQGIQLLRVWSTVATTTTRQDWHQDNLILFSYLVAFGSCTLFNLLDVTLFDFRVNTLGWLLLSAIRGVACHI; this is encoded by the coding sequence GTGGTTAATTGGTTCTTGGGAAAGAATAGACATCAAGACAATCACCTAGAAATAGCTTGGAACTGCGCTAAGCTGGGAACTCTTATCTTTCCCCTGTTTCCAGCTTTGGGCGCAGTGGGGTTAGTTCTAGCTGTGGGAGATACTTGGCGGCAAAAGTACGCCAGCATGATATCAAAACCCCTAAACTGGGGCTTGGCTATTTTGAGTATCTGGTTGCTCATTACTGCTAGTTTAGCATTTAACCCCACAGAAGCGTTCCTAGGTTTAGGGAATTTTATCCCCTTCTTCGCCGTTTTCGCTGCTTTCTCTAGCCTCATCCAGACCCCAGCACAGCTGAGGCAATTAGCCTGGATTCTAGTTATTCCTTCCCTAGCAGTAACTATACTGGGTTTTGCTCAGATGGTTTTGGGTTGGACTAGCCCAAAAGTCTTATCACTAGTCTTTGGTTCAACCTTGGTAGCTAACGGTAATCCTCCAGGTCGGATGGATTCAGTGTTTTTGTATGCCAATATCCTAGCCGCTTATCTACAAATACCATTAATTTTAGGAATAGGGCTGTGGATTGAGAGGTTTCAAGGGAGGCGTTGGATCTCGCATCGATTTGATTATCCGCTGTTGTTCTTGAGTGTGGTGGTGATCGGTGATGCGATCGCATTAGTTTTGACCAACTCCCGCAATGCTTGGATAATCGCTGTTTTGGCTTGTCTTGCCTTTGCCCTTTACTTAGGTTGGTACTGGGTAGTGACAGCAGTTACTGCTGCTGTTGGTAGTATTCTGTGGGCATCATTTGGTCCAATGCTAGGGCGTCAATGGCTGCGTAGTATTGTCCCAGCATACTTTTGGATGCGATTGTCTGACCAGTTGTATCCCGACCGACCCATCGCTACCTTGAGGACAACCCAGTGGAAATTTACTTGGTCAATGATTCAGGAACGTCCCTGGTTTGGTTGGGGGTTACGCAATTTCACTCCTCTTTACCAGTCACAAATGGAAGTCTGGCTTGGTCATCCCCATAATCTACCTCTAATGTTGACTGCTGAAACTGGCATCCCAGGCACACTGATGTTGAGTGGATTAGTTGGCTGGATTATGGTTCAAGGTATCCAACTATTAAGGGTTTGGTCAACCGTTGCGACCACTACCACTAGACAAGATTGGCATCAAGACAACTTAATTCTGTTCAGTTATCTGGTGGCTTTTGGCAGCTGTACTCTATTCAATCTGCTGGATGTAACTCTGTTTGATTTTCGGGTTAATACCTTGGGGTGGCTGTTGTTGTCAGCAATTCGTGGTGTGGCATGTCACATTTAA